In Cyanobacteriota bacterium, the genomic window AAACCATAGCCAACCTAGAGCTAAAAAAAATAAGCCAGTTAGCATTGGTATGAGCATATCTTCAATATTTGGGAGTGTTTGTGATAAGGCAATTTGACGAACAGCTTCTATGATAGGCACGAAGGGATTTAAGTCTAGGAAAAAGCTGACTCTTCCAGCCACAATCTGGGCAGGGTAAAAAATGGGTGTGCAAAGAAAAATCAAAAAGCAAAATACTTCATAGAAGTAGGGCAAGTCTCGAAAAAATACATAAAGTGTACTAACTAAGAAACTACCTCCTATGGAGATTAAAATTAGAGAGATAATGGGTATGAATAACATTAAGACGTGAATTAAGCTCTTTGAAGTAACTAGCGTTATAACGGCAAGAATTGGGAAAACAGCAACAAAAAACTGAAATGCATTAGCTGCAACTACAGAGATGGGAAAAATACTCATGGGGAGTTTGACCTTGTTAAACAAGCCTCCGTTGCCAACAATGCTGCCCATTGCTTGGGTAGTGGATATGGTAAAAAATTGAATTAAAACTAGTCCTGTAAAGACTGCCAAGATATAGTTAAGAATTGACCCGTAATAGTCTTTAAAGGCGGCTCCAAAAATCATGGTATATACGGCAGTTGTCGCCATGGGGTTAAGGAGCGACCAGAGAATGCCTAACATGGAACCCCGGTAACGAGCACTAAGGTTACGTTCTACAAGCACTCGCAGCAATTCTAAATATCGTTGAATGACGAATTGCGTACTAGGTAACCGTTGATTCGTATACATCTAGATGTGGGTAATTAGTGAGGTCTATTGGATCTGGTGGTAGATTTCTGCTGTCTCTGTCACGATCGATCGGCTCAGTGGCTCATAATAGGTAGGTCGCATCGACAGGTCTACAGGTGCTAGAGCGTTGACAACCCGCACATCAGAACTCCATCGGCAGAACTGTCCCTGATTTTCTTCGCTCCCATGGACGGTTGCCAGGCTAAAGATCAACAGATC contains:
- a CDS encoding ABC transporter permease; protein product: MYTNQRLPSTQFVIQRYLELLRVLVERNLSARYRGSMLGILWSLLNPMATTAVYTMIFGAAFKDYYGSILNYILAVFTGLVLIQFFTISTTQAMGSIVGNGGLFNKVKLPMSIFPISVVAANAFQFFVAVFPILAVITLVTSKSLIHVLMLFIPIISLILISIGGSFLVSTLYVFFRDLPYFYEVFCFLIFLCTPIFYPAQIVAGRVSFFLDLNPFVPIIEAVRQIALSQTLPNIEDMLIPMLTGLFFLALGWLWF